Proteins from a genomic interval of Lycium barbarum isolate Lr01 unplaced genomic scaffold, ASM1917538v2 unchr_scaffold_07, whole genome shotgun sequence:
- the LOC132625578 gene encoding protein BUNDLE SHEATH DEFECTIVE 2, chloroplastic, with the protein MANSLCFTPLASLNVNKPGLISSNGSCAGRKIQLIKDVTYSSKSNLRVVEVKATDSDKDTKVRSIVCQNCDGNGAVACSQCKGTGINSIDHFNGRFKAGGLCWLCRGKKDMLCGDCNGAGFLGGFMSTFDD; encoded by the exons atgGCAAATTCTCTGTGTTTCACCCCCTTAGCTTCCTTGAATGTCAATAAACCAG GTCTAATTAGTAGTAATGGGAGTTGTGCTGGAAGAAAGATCCAATTGATTAAAGATGTTACCTACAGCTCCAAGAGTAACTTAAGAGTCGTGGAAGTGAAG GCCACTGACAGTGATAAAGACACAAAAGTAAGGAGCATAGTCTGTCaaaattgtgatggaaatg GTGCAGTGGCATGCTCACAATGTAAAGGCACGGGGATTAACTCTATAGATCATTTCAACGGGCGGTTCAAAGCTGGCGGACTATGTTGGCTATGCAG agGTAAAAAAGATATGTTATGTGGTGATTGCAATGGTGCTGGATTTCTTGGTGGATTTATGAGTACGTTCGATGACTAG